Proteins encoded by one window of Pseudonocardia sp. HH130629-09:
- a CDS encoding ABC transporter substrate-binding protein, with product MTRTTWRLAALAGAASLVLAGCGGGGDTGSGGATGGSEEPAAAGQACTPPQAQATGNPSTAPLKIGSLLPETGSLAFLGPPEFAGVDVAVEEINGAGGVLGNPVQHLRGDSGDDTTDIANQTVDRQLSAGTQVIVGAAASGVSKLVIDKITGAGVVQLSPANTSDEFTCWQDRGLYFRTAPPDVLQGQALAQLITSDGGQRVALLARNDPYGSGLADSAERNLVSAGIPQDQITKIIYDPNATSFNPEIDQVAQFNPDSVAVIGFDESKRILSRMSEVQIGPAQKAVYGTDGNMGNALGEGLPPGLLNGMKGTLPLTELSGDFRQRLSAQDPSLTDFNYAAESYDAVVVSALAAEAAQSTNGADIATQINGITKDGEKCTDFAGCKAILDRGGDVDFDGATGTLDFTDAGEPGSGSYGVQTFNAENQIDEAATTYVRVGAQS from the coding sequence ATGACGAGAACGACGTGGCGACTCGCCGCCCTTGCCGGGGCGGCGTCGCTGGTACTGGCCGGATGCGGCGGTGGCGGGGACACCGGCTCCGGCGGGGCCACCGGCGGCTCGGAGGAGCCCGCCGCCGCGGGGCAGGCATGCACCCCGCCGCAGGCCCAGGCCACCGGCAACCCCAGCACCGCGCCGCTGAAGATCGGCTCCCTGCTGCCGGAGACCGGCAGCCTGGCGTTCCTCGGCCCGCCCGAGTTCGCAGGGGTCGACGTCGCGGTCGAGGAGATCAACGGCGCCGGGGGAGTCCTCGGCAACCCGGTCCAGCACCTGCGCGGTGACTCGGGCGACGACACCACCGACATCGCGAACCAGACCGTGGACCGGCAGCTCAGCGCCGGCACGCAGGTCATCGTCGGCGCGGCCGCGTCGGGTGTCTCCAAGCTGGTGATCGACAAGATCACCGGTGCGGGTGTCGTGCAGCTCTCGCCGGCCAACACCTCCGACGAGTTCACCTGCTGGCAGGACCGCGGCCTGTACTTCCGGACCGCGCCGCCGGACGTCCTGCAGGGTCAGGCGCTCGCGCAGCTGATCACCTCCGACGGTGGCCAGCGGGTGGCGCTGCTCGCCCGCAACGACCCGTACGGCTCGGGCCTGGCGGACAGCGCCGAGCGCAACCTGGTCTCCGCCGGCATCCCGCAGGACCAGATCACCAAGATCATCTACGACCCGAACGCCACGTCGTTCAACCCGGAGATCGACCAGGTCGCGCAGTTCAACCCGGACTCGGTCGCGGTCATCGGCTTCGACGAGTCCAAGCGGATCCTGTCCCGAATGAGCGAGGTGCAGATCGGACCGGCCCAGAAGGCCGTCTACGGCACCGACGGCAACATGGGCAACGCACTGGGCGAGGGCCTGCCGCCGGGCCTGCTGAACGGGATGAAGGGCACCCTGCCGCTCACCGAGCTGTCGGGTGACTTCCGGCAGCGGCTCTCCGCGCAGGACCCGAGCCTGACCGACTTCAACTACGCGGCGGAGTCCTACGACGCCGTCGTGGTCTCGGCGCTGGCCGCCGAGGCCGCGCAGTCGACCAACGGCGCCGACATCGCGACCCAGATCAACGGGATCACCAAGGACGGCGAGAAGTGCACCGACTTCGCCGGCTGCAAGGCGATCCTGGACCGGGGCGGTGACGTCGACTTCGACGGCGCCACCGGCACGCTCGACTTCACCGATGCCGGTGAGCCGGGCTCCGGGTCCTACGGCGTCCAGACCTTCAACGCCGAGAACCAGATCGACGAGGCGGCGACCACCTACGTCCGGGTGGGTGCCCAGAGCTGA
- a CDS encoding ANTAR domain-containing response regulator, whose product MTDNVPAETPAEDGPQPGWRVLVVEDEALIRMDLAEMLSEEGYRVAGEAGDGEAAITQARELKPDLVIMDVKMPKKDGIEAASTIVDEKIAPVVMLTAFSQRDLIERARDAGAMAYLVKPFARHELVPAIELAVSRFAEKRALEDEVASLNDRFETRKIVDRAKGLLMTAQKMSEPEAFRWIQRTAMDRRTTMKAVAEAVVEGLAPAKSS is encoded by the coding sequence GTGACCGACAACGTTCCCGCAGAGACGCCGGCCGAGGACGGCCCGCAGCCCGGGTGGCGGGTGCTGGTCGTCGAGGACGAGGCGCTGATCCGCATGGACCTGGCCGAGATGCTCTCCGAGGAGGGCTACCGTGTCGCCGGCGAGGCCGGCGACGGGGAGGCCGCCATCACCCAGGCCCGCGAGCTGAAGCCCGACCTGGTGATCATGGACGTCAAGATGCCCAAGAAGGACGGCATCGAGGCGGCGTCGACGATCGTCGACGAGAAGATCGCTCCGGTCGTGATGCTGACCGCGTTCAGCCAGCGCGATCTCATCGAGCGCGCGCGGGACGCCGGCGCCATGGCCTACCTGGTCAAGCCGTTCGCCCGGCACGAGCTGGTCCCGGCCATCGAGCTCGCCGTGTCCCGGTTCGCGGAGAAGCGGGCGCTCGAGGACGAGGTGGCCTCGCTCAACGACCGGTTCGAGACCCGCAAGATCGTCGACCGGGCCAAGGGTCTGCTGATGACCGCGCAGAAGATGTCCGAGCCGGAGGCCTTCCGGTGGATCCAGCGCACCGCGATGGACCGCCGGACGACCATGAAGGCCGTCGCCGAGGCGGTCGTCGAGGGGCTGGCCCCGGCCAAGTCCTCCTGA